cagcagatttttttttttttttttNNNNNNNNNNNNNNNNNNNNNNNNNNNNNNNNNNNNNNNNNNNNNNNNNNNNNNNNNNNNNNNNNNNNNNNNNNNNNNNNNNNNNNNNNNNNNNNNNNNNNNNNNNNNNNNNNNNNNNNNNNNNNNNNNNNNNNNNNNNNNNNNNNNNNNNNNNNNNNNGCCAAAAAGGGAGACGTTGATGAAAAGGCGATGAAAATGGCTTCTTTTTGGCTGACAGTAAGTATATTTGcctattttcttttctattaaataacatttctttggagagaaaaaaaacagatgctaAAGGTGTCATCTCCCATCTTTAGGAAAAGGATCTAGTCCCGAAGCTGTTTAAGGTCCTGGCTCCACGGTTTGAGAACCATTCTCAGGGGTACACACGGATGGCTCGCCTTCCTAACAGGGAGAACCTGGACAGAGCCAAGATGGCCGTTCTGGAGTACAAAGGGAACCCCTTTCCGCCTCTTTATCCTGTGAAAAGGGAGAATGAATTGACTCTCATCAACCAGCTGCTCAAAGGCTACAGAGAAGAGAAGACAAAGGAGCTGACTGCAAAGAACAATTGATTTCCAAATGGTGATAAACTGTTGCAAAGTGACTTGAGCATTTCTTTAGAAGAAAAACGGCTCATTTAGTCACCAAAGAACAGTTCTTTGAAACAATACTGGACTGAGTGCGaattaataaatgttatttcttaaaataacgTTTTTCTAATGATTTTGTCTCCAACATGTGTGCCCAAAACAGAATCACtcattaaaaagtgttgaagagttataatcaaacaaaaaaatgagaaactcttaaactgttatttttttctgccatttgGATAAAAAGGCAGGCAGGGGGGATATCATGGTATTAAACCGGTAGTAGTTTGTAATTACTacattttctggactataaacCGCTACTTTTTCTTAGGTTTTGAACCATGTGGTTTTCCAAAGGAGCAActattctgtggatttttcttccactgcTCGGGGAGCTCTAACTGGAATTAGACTTAGAATAAGAAATAAGAGGAACAAAAAATCAAAGACGAATAGCCTACACTACTTTTTCTTTGGCAGATGGAACACGGCCGTCAAATTACTAACTGGTAATTATTTTCACATCCTCCATCATGGAAACCACACGAAGAAGTTCATATGATGCAAGTTTGAAGTTGACGGCAATCAAGCTTCTTATCTAAGAAGTAAATCGCACTGCTGCACACAAGCTTAGCATCAATATATC
This sequence is a window from Oryzias melastigma strain HK-1 unplaced genomic scaffold, ASM292280v2 sc00819, whole genome shotgun sequence. Protein-coding genes within it:
- the mrpl17 gene encoding 39S ribosomal protein L17, mitochondrial (The sequence of the model RefSeq protein was modified relative to this genomic sequence to represent the inferred CDS: added 12 bases not found in genome assembly), whose amino-acid sequence is MRLTLRALVSHGRLARRMGLGPESRINMLRNILTGLVRHERIETTWARADEVRFYAEKLIDFAKKGDVDEKAMKMASFWLTEKDLVPKLFKVLAPRFENHSQGYTRMARLPNRENLDRAKMAVLEYKGNPFPPLYPVKRENELTLINQLLKGYREEKTKELTAKNN